A genomic segment from Thamnophis elegans isolate rThaEle1 chromosome 3, rThaEle1.pri, whole genome shotgun sequence encodes:
- the LOC116505441 gene encoding LOW QUALITY PROTEIN: uncharacterized protein LOC116505441 (The sequence of the model RefSeq protein was modified relative to this genomic sequence to represent the inferred CDS: inserted 3 bases in 3 codons), whose amino-acid sequence MEPCIRTLEIVVCSIXIACSVIGNPLLIYLTKRCIHDKSRIPLILIVNLALVHLLYNLVVNVLKIVYASGIMLDSNRCKVLAFFTNFTTTLAIWFTLYIVVFYSGKLCRLVHHPDEATTTECCRCHLFIVGVLWIAAFAFCCPFSLYMGKNNDRYMKNESTGSFIYTKCKTEYXNYQVEFFYGKLFLVAIDLLPLLTMLFVGFRIIQLLCEYKKAACGCIWVGHDASETEVLRACKFLLLLIPVIISLWISNLILIRYLKNFKFKYFAPPVMTVLSSGYSAVSPYFLMLINYKVIVKVKCFCXKAETKTVSLSTISSSVDVSPYA is encoded by the exons atggaacccTGCATTAGGACACTGGAGATTGTTGTCTGCTCTA TCATCGCATGCAGCGTGATTGGAAATCCATTGCTGATTTACTTGACAAAGAGATGCATCCATGATAAATCACGAATCCCACTGATACTTATAGTCAACCTTGCGCTTGTCCATCTTCTATATAACCTGGTGGTGAATGTCTTGAAGATTGTTTATGCATCTGGCATCATGTTGGATTCAAATAGGTGCAAAGTTCTTGCGTTCTTCACGAATTTTACTACTACTCTTGCTATATGGTTCACCTTATACATTGTTGTGTTCTACAGTGGGAAATTGTGTCGCCTGGTGCATCATCCAGATGAAGCTACAACTACAGAGTGTTGCAGATGTCACTTGTTTATAGTTGGTGTACTTTGGATTGCCGCTTTTGCATTTTGTTGCCCATTTTCACTTtacatggggaaaaataatgaCAGGTATATGAAAAATGAATCAACAGGCAGTTTCATCTATACTAAATGTAAGACTGAAT AAAATTACCAAGTAGAGTTTTTCTATGGAAAATTATTTCTGGTGGCTATTGATCTTCTTCCACTTCTAACTATGCTGTTTGTTGGATTCCGAATAATACAACTTCTTTGTGAATATAAGAAAGCAGCATGTGGATGCATATGGGTTGGGCATGATGCTAGTGAAACTGAAGTTCTTAGAGCATGTAAATTTCTTCTGTTATTAATACCAGTTATTATTTcactttggatttctaatttgatCCTAATTAGGTACCTGaagaattttaaatttaaatacttTGCGCCACCTGTGATGACAGTTCTATCTTCAGGATATTCAGCTGTCAGCCCTTATTTCCTCATGTTGATTAACTACAAAGTAATAGTAAAAGTGAAGTGTTTCT TTAAGGCTGAGACTAAAACAGTTTCTTTATCGACTATATCTTCTTCCGTAGATGTTTCTCCATATGCCTAG